From the genome of Streptacidiphilus rugosus AM-16, one region includes:
- a CDS encoding cold-shock protein: MATGTVKWFNAEKGFGFIEQDGGGADVFAHYSNINSQGFRELFEGQKVEFDVTQGQKGPQAENITVV, translated from the coding sequence ATGGCCACCGGTACCGTGAAGTGGTTCAACGCCGAGAAGGGTTTCGGCTTCATCGAGCAGGACGGCGGCGGCGCCGACGTCTTCGCCCACTACTCGAACATCAACTCCCAGGGCTTCCGTGAGCTCTTCGAGGGTCAGAAGGTCGAGTTCGACGTCACGCAGGGCCAGAAGGGCCCGCAGGCCGAGAACATCACCGTCG